Proteins from one Gossypium raimondii isolate GPD5lz chromosome 8, ASM2569854v1, whole genome shotgun sequence genomic window:
- the LOC105791792 gene encoding zinc finger A20 and AN1 domain-containing stress-associated protein 5, with protein sequence MAQRTEKEETEFKVPETLTLCVNNCGVTGNPATNNMCQKCFSATTAATSSSSSSTNNTATSATDDKSSRSTPTRSQDNRSDSAPPTTAATTATATATTNSPMTASNRSGYDTAEKKSVNRCSGCRKRVGLTGFRCRCGELFCSDHRYSDRHDCSYDYKAAGREAIARENPVVKAAKIIRV encoded by the coding sequence ATGGCTCAAAGAACCGAAAAAGAAGAGACTGAATTCAAAGTACCTGAAACCCTGACTCTATGCGTTAACAACTGCGGGGTTACGGGGAATCCAGCCACCAACAACATGTGCCAGAAATGTTTTAGTGCCACCACGGCCGCCACatcctcctcttcctcttccACCAACAACACCGCTACTTCCGCTACCGACGATAAATCCTCGAGATCTACGCCGACTCGTTCACAGGACAACCGATCCGACTCCGCTCCGCCTACAACAGCTGCAACAACGGCAACAGCAACAGCAACGACGAATAGTCCGATGACTGCTTCAAATCGGTCTGGATACGATACCGCGGAAAAGAAGTCGGTGAATCGATGTTCTGGTTGCAGAAAACGCGTTGGGTTGACGGGGTTCCGGTGTCGATGCGGGGAGCTTTTCTGTTCGGACCATCGGTACTCGGATCGACACGATTGTAGCTACGACTACAAGGCGGCGGGTCGCGAAGCCATCGCTAGGGAAAATCCCGTGGTTAAAGCAGCCAAGATTATCAGAGTTTAG